DNA from Pseudomonas putida:
GCCGTTCGCCTGGTCGCCGGGCTGGAACTCGCCGCAAGCCTGGAACAAGTTCCAGGACGAAGTCGGTGGCCACCTGCGCGCCGGTGACCCAGGTGTGCGCCTGATCGAATCGCAAGGCGACCGTCTGAACTGGTTCAACGCCATTCCGGGTGCTTTCAACCCGGCCCGTGGCACCTGGACTGCCGTGCCGTTCTTCCACCTGTTCGGCAGCGAAGAAAGCTCGTCGCGCGCAGCCCCGGTGCAACAGCGCATCCCGGCTGCCTACGTGGCCCTGGCCAAGTCCGAAGCCGACCGCCTGGGTGTCAACGACGGCGCGATGCTGAGCCTGAACGTGGCCGGTGTGGCCCTGCGCCTGCCGCTGCGTATCAATGAAGAGCTGGGCGCTGGCCTGGTCGCGTTGCCGAAAGGCCTGGCCGGCATCCCGCCTGCCATCTTCGGTGCATCCGTCGAAGGCCTGCAGGAGGCAGCACAATGAGCTGGTTCACCCCCGAAGTGATCGATGTGATCATCCAGGTCGTCAAGGCTATCGTGGTGCTGCTGGCCGTGGTGGTCTGCGGCGCCCTGCTCAGCTTCGTCGAGCGCCGTCTGCTGGGCTGGTGGCAGGACCGCTACGGTCCGAACCGTGTCGGCCCGTTCGGCATGTTCCAGATCGCCGCCGACATGCTGAAGATGTTCTTTAAGGAAGACTGGAACCCGCCCTTCGTCGACAAGATGATCTTCACCCTGGCGCCGGTCGTGGCCATGAGCGCCCTGCTGATCGGCTTCTCGATCATCCCGATCACACCGGGCTGGGGCGTTGCCGACCTGAACATCGGCCTGCTGTTCTTCTTCGCCATGGCCGGCCTGTCGGTCTACGCGGTACTGTTCGCTGGCTGGTCGTCGAACAACAAGTACGCCCTGCTGGGCAGCTTGCGTGCTTCGGCACAGACCGTGTCGTACGAAGTGTTCCTGGGCCTGGCGCTGATGGGCGTGGTGGTACAGGTAGGCTCCTTCAACATGCGCGACATCGTCGAGTACCAGGCGCAGAACCTGTGGTTCATCATTCCGCAGTTCTTCGGCTTCTGCACCTTCTTCATCGCTGGCGTCGCCGTGACTCACCGTCACCCGTTCGACCAGCCAGAAGCAGAACAGGAACTGGCCGACGGCTACCACATCGAGTATGCCGGCATGAAATGGGGCATGTTCTTCGTCGGTGAGTACATCGGCATCATCCTCATCTCGGCGCTGCTGGTAACCCTGTTCTTCGGCGGCTGGCACGGCCCGTTCGGCATTCTGCCGCAAGTGCCGTTCCTGTGGTTCGCCTTGAAGACCGCGTTCTTCATCATGCTGTTCATCCTGCTGCGCGCCTCGATCCCGCGCCCGCGCTATGACCAGGTGATGGAC
Protein-coding regions in this window:
- the nuoH gene encoding NADH-quinone oxidoreductase subunit NuoH, giving the protein MSWFTPEVIDVIIQVVKAIVVLLAVVVCGALLSFVERRLLGWWQDRYGPNRVGPFGMFQIAADMLKMFFKEDWNPPFVDKMIFTLAPVVAMSALLIGFSIIPITPGWGVADLNIGLLFFFAMAGLSVYAVLFAGWSSNNKYALLGSLRASAQTVSYEVFLGLALMGVVVQVGSFNMRDIVEYQAQNLWFIIPQFFGFCTFFIAGVAVTHRHPFDQPEAEQELADGYHIEYAGMKWGMFFVGEYIGIILISALLVTLFFGGWHGPFGILPQVPFLWFALKTAFFIMLFILLRASIPRPRYDQVMDFSWKFCLPLTLINLLVTAAIVLYNTPAVAAQ